The Triticum dicoccoides isolate Atlit2015 ecotype Zavitan chromosome 6A, WEW_v2.0, whole genome shotgun sequence genome has a window encoding:
- the LOC119315483 gene encoding uncharacterized protein LOC119315483, whose product MTTGRGHRVSPAVAAAPLEDDNVLSEVLVRLSPELPSLPLASLVCKPWGRLAASAAFRRRWRDHHGRPPVLGVFDKHLTSLKFIPAVRSIPAERFSIQVCTAWDTWRVLGCRQGRVLIMNWTLREFLICDPLSGDRHRMSFPPDLVDGGQSANGALLSDEEQSPLKLVLVDEARARVEARVYSTAEPCHLTSVPVTVLGSRLYCWLTKPPYSFLELNLESQSLALITSPPRANISTRNSQIIPGEDGAVGLSILLYPTIEMWNHNIDSHAVATWVLRKTVVMDNFVDLTSSWAAWDSLLIGYAEDANAILISVFKGTCIHVFTVQLETMQCNRLHGHLLQNFYYPFASFYNAGPSER is encoded by the exons ATGACCACCGGCCGCGGCCACCGTGTTTCTCCGGCGGTTGCGGCGGCGCCGCTGGAGGACGACAACGTCCTCAGCGAGGTCCTCGTCCGCCTCTCCCCGGAGTTACCCTCCCTCCCGCTCGCATCGCTTGTCTGCAAGCCGTGGGGTcgcctcgccgcctccgccgccttccGGCGCCGCTGGCGCGACCACCACGGGAGACCCCCGGTCCTAGGCGTCTTCGATAAGCACCTGACCTCTCTCAAGTTCATCCCTGCAGTCCGCAGCATCCCCGCGGAGCGCTTCTCCATCCAGGTCTGCACCGCGTGGGACACCTGGCGCGTGCTCGGGTGCCGCCAGGGCCGCGTCCTCATCATGAACTGGACGCTGCGTGAGTTCCTCATCTGCGACCCTTTATCCGGTGACCGCCACCGCATGTCATTCCCACCGGATCTAGTCGACGGCGGGCAAAGCGCCAACGGAGCTCTGCTCTCTGACGAAGAGCAGAGCCCACTGAAGCTGGTCCTGGTAGATGAGGCCCGCGCCAGAGTTGAGGCCCGCGTCTACTCCACTGCTGAGCCATGTCATCTTACCAGTGTCCCCGTCACCGTGCTTGGCAGCCGCCTCTACTGTTGGCTGACAAAGCCTCCGTATAGCTTTCTAGAGTTAAATCTGGAAAGCCAGAGCCTAGCTCTGATTACAAGCCCTCCCCGTGCGAATATCAGCACCCGCAACAGCCAGATCATCCCAGGGGAGGATGGCGCTGTTGGCCTCTCCATATTGTTGTACCCTACCATCGAAATGTGGAACCACAACATCGATTCTCACGCTGTTGCGACATGGGTGCTGCGCAAGACCGTTGTCATGGACAACTTCGTTGATCTGACGTCTTCGTGGGCGGCTTGGGACTCACTACTTATCGGGTATGCCGAGGATGCTAATGCGATTCTTATATCAGTGTTCAAAGGGACGTGCATCCATGTCTTTACAGTCCAACTTGAGACAATGCAATGCAACAGGCTTCATGGACACCTTCTCCAAAATTTCTATTATCCATTCGCCAGTTTCTATAACGCAG GCCCATCGGAGCGATGA